A segment of the Lolium perenne isolate Kyuss_39 chromosome 3, Kyuss_2.0, whole genome shotgun sequence genome:
aaaccctctgaatacttgtctgtgagcatttacagtgaatccttcatcaaaactgcttgtcaacaccttgtgctcctcgttgggttcgacactcttatttatcgaaaatactacgatacaccccctatacttgtgggtcatcatgtgtCTAAAATCAAGTCCTTATCCCTCAGGTACTTGTTCCGTAGGATCTCCTCCCAGAGGCCTTGCTCCCCCGTATAGAGCCTCCAGATCCACTTGACCATAAGATAGGCGTTCATGAGCCTTGTGTCAACAATGCCAACCCCCCCAAGCTCTTTGGCTTGCAGATCGCCGACCACCTCACCCAGTGGTATTTCCTCTTGGTACTATTGGCTTTCCAATAGAAACGTGATCAGTGTCTATCCATAATGCTATGTGGACCCTCCCCCAGGAGGCAAACCGCCATGGCATGCAATGACAAGTTGAATAGGCAGGCGTTAATTAGGGTCAGCCTAGCCGTAGAGGACATGAGTTTCCCCATCCACGGATCGGTGTGCTTGCCTACATTGGTCGCAAGAGGACCCCAGTCCGCAGTCGTGAGAGCACGATCACTAATCGGCAGCCCTAGGTAGGAGAACGGAAAGGATCCAAGTTTGCAGTTCAGCATATGCGCGATCCTGGACCCATCCTCCTGATCCATGCCTAACACCATGACCTCACTTTTGTGGAAGTTGATCCTCAAACCAGACATGCTCTCAAAGCAGAGCACAATGTACTTTAGATTGGCCACCACCAAATCATCCGGTTGGATCATAATAATAGTATCGTCAGCATGTTGCAAGTGAGATACCCCCCAGGAATCAAATGTGGGATTACCCCCGCACTATGACCCCCCCTCTAGCTTTATCCAAAATAACAGCTAGGGCTTCGACGACATAGTCGAAGAGGATAGGGGGGTCACCCTGGCGCACCCCGCGCCCATTGCGAAAATAGTTCCCAATTTctccattaatggagatagcagtgTGGCCTCCCGGGACCAGACTTAGGGCCCTGTGCACCCAGGAAGGCTCGAAGCCCTTGCCCATAAGAACCTCCCGGAGGAAGGGCAAGTTCACCCGGTCATAGGCTTTCTCAAAGTCCAATTTTAGGAAAACTCCCCTAAGTTTCCTGGACTTGGATTCATGGATGATCTCTTGGAGGGAAATAACTCCCTCATGGATGTGTCTCCCTTTGATAAAAGCGGATTGGGAGCGACTAATGGTCCTGTGCGCGATAGGGGATAACCTAGTGGCATAAGACTTGGCAACAAACTTAAAAATCACATTAATCAACACAATCGGCCTAAATTGTCTAATGCCCTCCGCCCCGGAGATGTTAGGAATAAGGGTGAGGACTCCGAAATTTAGCCTAGCAATGTCTACCCTCCCAAGGGCAAAGTCATTGGCGATATCCATGATCATGGGCTCCACCAGGTGCCAGAACCGCTTGAAGAAGGCGACCGGAAAGCCATCCGGCCCCGGAGCCGTGTCCACCTTCATACTGGCAAGCACCGCATCGATTTACTATCCTGAGAAGGCAATCATGGGGCTATCATTCTCCTCGTCTGACACTTTCCCTGATGCGTGCCAGAAAGAAGAGGAGAGGCGAAAGAGGCTGGGTTCGCCCGCAGTCCCCATGAGGGCACGATATAAGTCATAAATATGCTCTTGAAGCTCACACGGCTTAGCAATGATCCCCGTATCAGTGACTCGCCGCGTGATCGCACACTTCTGCCGTCTCCCACTGGCAAAAGCGTGGAAGAACGCGGTGTTCGCATCCCCTTTAGTGAGCCCGTTGACCCTACTGTGTTTCCGCCAGTATTCCTCCTCCACCTTGGAGAGATGGGTGAGCTGGCCCTCCAGGTGATATCGGAGAGCCCACCCCTCGCCATTCAGGCCGGACGAGTCCTCCTCGGTGTCCAGGGCCTGCATATGTGACGGGATCTCAGCTTTAAGCTCCCAGTTCTCCTTGGTGAGATTGGCTCCCTAGCCTTTTAGAAATTTCCTCAAACCAGCCAAAACCCGTTGTCAGCGCTCAATAGGGTCGTAGCAGGTCACCAATTCTGCAACTAACTCGTGCCATTTGGAAGAGACAAGTTCCCCAAAGTCCGATCTCTCCAACCACCCCTTTTCGAAGAAGAAACGGGGGCTCCGCTTCCTAAGTTCGGGGCTCCGCTTCCTAAGTTCCTCCCCGGAACTTAGGATGAGCGGGGAGTGGTCAGAACCAATAATGGTGTCTGCCACCAGGGAGCACAGAGGGAAGAGAGTCTCCCACTCTGCAGTCATAAAGACCCGGTCCAGCATGCAACAAACCGGGTCTAACTGACGGTTCCTCCGGGTATAGCGAGCCCCGGTCCTACGGATCTCCCGGAGTGCGAGGTTCGAATACACTCATTGAATCTATGGACCCTAGGCCAGTCGATGTTGTCATTGTTCTTGTCCTCTGATCCCCTAATCAGATTGAAGTCACCGCCCACCACAAGAGGTAGTGGGCATGCCCCCACAGCATACGAAAGCTCGGAAAGGAAATCCCCAGATCTCCTATGACCTGACGGGCCGTAGACAACAAACAATGACCACTCCTTGGAGGTATCTAACTGAcgcacatcaacacacataaagaaAGCTCCAGAGCCCCAACCCAGGACATCAATGGCATCTTCGTTTACACCCAACAACATCCCTCCTGAACATCCAATCGCCGGAGAATGGTGCCAGGCGAATTTGCTTAGAGGATCAATACCCCGGAGGTCCACAGGGGAGAAAGACGACTTCATCGTCTCCTACAGCCCCACGAAATCCAGGTGCTCATGGGTAATAAACTCCTTTATTTGGGTACGGCGCCCCGGTCTGCCATACCCGCGGATGTTATAGAAGCCCGCATGCATCAAAGCCTACGCGCCTTCCTCCGTCCAGGACGGGCCGCCAAACTAGCCTTCGTCTTGCTACCCAAGTTGGCGCGGGTTCCAATTTAGTTCTCATACTGGTCATAGTGTCTTATTGTACGTTTTCCCCTTGTAAGGTGTAAATAGCTAATCTAAACGAAGCTTGTGAGTCATCTCACAGTGATTGGCTATTTCTGGCCGTCCGGTCCGGTTCCTCGTGTATTCTGACAGTGGATTTGTGATAATACATTTTTATCCTCATGAACGGTGTTTTGGCTTACTGCTTGGCACACCAAGATCTAGCTAGTACCGGTGGGTCTGGCTGCTTGTAGGCCCACCCGGCAACGTCTAAGCAAATTTCTTTGTCGGGTGCACGTTTGTGTGAGCTGGGTATGCAAAAAAAAATCCTTGTAGAAACCCTAGCGCCAATCTCCGCAACCGTCGGCCACCCAATCGTTGTCTCAAGCTTTTAGGGAAGAGCAAGGCCAAAGGACCACACTTGAGGAGTCTCTCTGAACTCACTAAAAAAACGTGACAATGTTCGTGTTATGGCTGAAGTGCTTATAAATGAGAAGGTTGAATTTGGGGTTGATCATGCTAGATTACTTGAGGACCATGAGAAACTCAAAAGGCCCACAAAGCCTTGGAGAGTGGATTCTCTAACCTCTATGAGGTCATACCCTTATCAAGGAGTGGCATAGTGAGAGTGAGTGAGCATGAGTAACCTGCCATGAAGACCAATTTCATAGCATCAAACTTTAGGGATAATGAAGTTCAAAGGAAAAGTCGGTGGAAACTACAATCTTGAAGCCTATAATGCATCCCTCGGAGAAAACTATGAACATGAAAAAAGAACCAACTAGGCTCAGAGAAGGGCAAGACAAGCTTCCATAGGAGACAAATGACTTTATCTCATAGGATTGTCCTTTCAAGGATGTCTAGAACATGAGGATGTTCATCCATGGCTACTAATGTTCCAGATCTCATAGGATGGTGGCTAGGCAAGGTCACCCCCACAATTCTTTGGCTTTTAGCACACTCTCGTATGGTATATGTAAATTTTCAGAGATGAGCACCACATGAACTGTATCTTAGATACACTAGGTATTTATTATAGTATCTGACCTTTTTATTAAGATTTCTTGAATCTTATTGGATGGCCGTGAAAGGTTTTGGGACCTAGGGACATGGTTGTCTCACAACAACATTGTATCTAAGACAAAAGACATTTGTCacacccctctcttcattgactTTGGGTCATGTAGACAAAATGCGACGTGATGTGTTGAGACAAGTCATGGTGGAAGTAATATAGCTAGTAACATGCAACTAGGTGCATTGCGAACTTCCACTATGGCTAGACTAAGAGATGGTGCCAAGGTGAAACATTGAGGCGTTAATGTGCTAATTATTCACATTCACACACAAACATTTAATACTGAAGGGAAACGAGAGGGATATAAAACCCATTGATTCTTAATCTTTCGGTTTAGCAAGCATCACACTAAGACCTTTTATACTAAGGATTATTTATATGATTTACATGGTTCATAATTATGTAAAAAAATAATTTAACAAGGTGAACTTCCAAGTGACGGGTGGGAGCGGCAGTGGTGACTAGGAGAACATTGCTAGAGGAGCGAGATTGCATAGGGAAAGAGATGGCTGCGCAAAGGTTACTAGTAGCAGTACGCACCCAATCtaaggagatagcaaacagacgcTTTTTAACGGTATGGTGCGTATTGATTTTCAAGAAAATAAATAATATTCCCTCGTTAATTGTCTATTAAAATTGTATGTATCTACATActaaaacacgtctagatacGTGCAAGTCTTGGTAAATATGTGACACTTAATTTGAAACGGAGAAAATTCATGTGGCACGGGCCGTGAGTGTTGAGGGTTTGCATAGTCATACTGCAAACACCACATGAATTTCCTCAAATAAACATGAATAGCTAAATCGCATGGTCTAGTTTTTTTAAAGAAGGTAAGAATTGTTTCTTTTTGAAGTTTCACACAGTTTTGTAGAATTTTAATCACTGTTGTTATTTGTTTTTGTTTACAATCCTCTAGTATtttctatggtggcacttgcatttTCGTTTGTGCAATTACACTCAACGCTTTTTCGTCATTTTTAATCTATGCTTTTGTATCtactgcaattgcactttttattTTGGCAATTAGTACAATTTAATGGTGAGGCACAAAACTggttgaaattttcaacaaaaaaaATCTGCCACATGCCTGCTAAGCAGGCCAAAATAAATGTTCTAAGTTTCAAGCATAACAGAACTGAAATTCTCACAGATGGCACATGCTGATGAAATGCTACCGCGTGATAATTATTTTCTGCTACGACTGTCGTACATTGCTTTACCCTATGCATTGTACACATAAACTCTTTCAACATACCACAATGCAATTTTCATTTACATTAAGTATCTTCATGTGAAACATTGTTGGGATATAACTTATAAGGCACGACTTATAGGATAGAAGCATACATATAGATTATACTCTCCAAACAGGCTTCACAAAACAAAATAACTGCAAGAAACTGAAAGAGAATCGCCAAATGTGCGACTACAAACAAGCTCACACTGTGCATGAGCTTTAGGGGAAATACAGAACATACAAAAGCCAGGGATGATACTGGTACGCGATGCTGCCTGGTTGTGCATGCAACATCTCGCTATGAACCACCTTATTAGTAGTACCCGTTCCCGGCGCTGTCTGAAACCATGTCCATGGAGGTATCATTCGAGCTTGCAGAGTTGGCCTCTCGGTTTTGCCCTGGTGAGTTTGTTTCAGTATTCCGTCCTCCATTACCAGCACCTTGGGTCAAATGATAATTCTGGAGGCTCCTGCGGACTGGGCTTGATAGCGCATTTGAGAATAGACTATTCTTTGACTGGTCACTGAGGGTGGGTCTAGGAGCATGCCCGGCTGTTGCTTGTGCATACAAACCAGCTGAGGGTTGAATACTTGAAAACTGATTTGCACTCGTGGGATGCGGATGCCCTCTTGGGGATACAAGTGCATCAGTACCTCCATAGTCAATCTCATGCTATAAAAGAAAACAACAATAAACCAATATGAATGGCCAGCACCATTAGAACCAAATGCAACAGATAGTAGATAACAGAGGGGCAAACAGCAATCATCTATACTCTGTCAAGTTCATACTTCATAGATAATGCATGGCAATTAGTCAGCACAATTTATGTTCTTGATATATCTAATCCTGATCTCTCATCTCACAGGTCACCCTCATCAGAGGTACAT
Coding sequences within it:
- the LOC127342790 gene encoding uncharacterized protein, producing MSRKRKTDAAPRLDDADRTLYSSFCGAANSLSQLYSQAMAQQKLSFQSGERHALEKLHHWMVRKHEEESRLTVADIMSHIQHEIDYGGTDALVSPRGHPHPTSANQFSSIQPSAGLYAQATAGHAPRPTLSDQSKNSLFSNALSSPVRRSLQNYHLTQGAGNGGRNTETNSPGQNREANSASSNDTSMDMVSDSAGNGYY